In a single window of the Melissococcus plutonius ATCC 35311 genome:
- a CDS encoding nucleoside hydrolase — translation MQQVIIDCDPGIDDALALEYAIKSGKLNVLAICVVAGNVLVEIGAENTFKVLERCHRLDIPVYLGAEKPLHRPFVSAQDTHGIDGLGESHLSRQSNTQPQEKKASDFLADFFSKKQPVGILALGPLTNIALALTKNTELGNNIARFVSMGGTYKSHGNCSPVAEFNYWCDPDAAAQVFTSLGGMIEMVGLDVTRKIVFSPTILEYCRWINPSTYEYLKKITRFYFNFHWEYEHLLGCVINDPLAVAYYISPEICTGFKSYVAVETQGISVGQTLVDRYDFWHEKANSKILNDVNTKEFFIQFLTVLLDAPETVITTDLNQLGLG, via the coding sequence ATGCAACAAGTAATTATCGATTGCGATCCAGGAATTGATGATGCTCTAGCCTTAGAATATGCTATTAAATCTGGTAAATTAAACGTTCTTGCTATTTGTGTTGTTGCAGGAAATGTCCTAGTGGAAATTGGTGCAGAAAATACATTTAAAGTTTTAGAACGTTGCCATCGTTTAGACATTCCAGTATATCTTGGAGCAGAAAAACCATTGCATCGTCCTTTTGTATCTGCTCAAGATACACATGGCATTGATGGGTTAGGAGAGAGTCATCTTTCAAGGCAATCAAATACACAGCCACAAGAAAAAAAAGCCAGCGATTTTTTAGCCGATTTTTTTAGTAAAAAACAACCGGTTGGTATTTTAGCTTTAGGTCCTTTAACCAATATTGCTTTAGCGCTAACTAAAAATACAGAGCTAGGTAACAATATAGCGCGTTTTGTTTCCATGGGAGGCACCTATAAAAGTCATGGGAATTGTTCACCAGTTGCCGAGTTTAATTATTGGTGTGACCCTGATGCTGCTGCCCAGGTTTTTACTTCATTAGGTGGAATGATTGAAATGGTTGGTTTAGATGTTACTCGAAAAATTGTTTTTTCACCAACTATTTTAGAATACTGTCGTTGGATCAATCCATCAACCTATGAATATTTAAAGAAAATCACTCGTTTTTATTTTAATTTTCATTGGGAATATGAACATTTGCTTGGTTGTGTCATCAATGATCCACTTGCTGTTGCTTATTATATTTCGCCTGAAATTTGTACTGGTTTCAAGAGCTATGTTGCAGTTGAAACACAGGGAATCAGTGTCGGACAAACATTGGTTGATCGTTATGATTTTTGGCATGAAAAAGCAAATAGTAAAATTTTAAACGATGTGAATACAAAAGAATTCTTTATTCAGTTTTTGACCGT
- the lepB gene encoding signal peptidase I, producing MKRNKKYLNHFIFLVKLFFPALLILFILRGFLLIPVRVDGNSMSKTLVQGDMVLIEKISPIRRFDVIIFKLPNQSIYIKRIIGLPGDTIYYKHDQLYVNDHAVKETFLFNNKREDHALIPYTTNFTLKDLTNRTTIPKKSYFVLGDNRRMSKDSRSFGTIKSKYIIGKARCIYYPLHHFKLI from the coding sequence ATGAAAAGAAATAAAAAGTATCTAAATCATTTTATTTTTTTAGTCAAATTATTTTTTCCTGCCTTACTTATTTTATTTATTTTAAGAGGATTTTTATTGATTCCTGTTCGGGTGGATGGCAATTCGATGAGTAAAACCTTAGTTCAAGGAGATATGGTATTGATAGAAAAAATTTCTCCTATTCGTCGTTTTGATGTTATTATTTTTAAATTGCCAAATCAATCAATCTATATTAAACGTATTATTGGTCTGCCTGGAGATACTATTTATTATAAGCATGATCAATTATATGTAAATGATCATGCTGTCAAGGAAACGTTTTTATTTAATAATAAACGTGAGGATCATGCGTTGATTCCCTATACAACCAATTTTACATTGAAGGATTTAACCAATCGAACAACAATTCCTAAAAAAAGTTACTTTGTTTTGGGAGATAATCGACGAATGTCAAAAGATAGTCGATCATTTGGAACAATTAAAAGTAAATATATTATTGGAAAAGCTCGATGTATCTATTATCCACTTCATCATTTCAAATTAATTTAA